CAGGCTTCCAGTTGATATGCTCTTTGGATTGTGCACAGAGGCAGGTTCCAGTAACCATCGAGACTACGTGGAGAACTGGAAACGAGGGATGGAAGAAGCATACGCCATTGCAAATGAAAATGCTCAGAAAGCTGCTGAAAGAAGTAAGAAGTACTATGACACTAAAGTTAGGAGTTCAGTGCTACAGCCTGGCGAGCGAGTTCTGATTAAAAACCTGACACCAAGAGGAGGACCAGGCAAACTCCGTAACTATTGGGAAGATACAATTCACACAGTAGTGAGACAAATGGGTTCAGATCTGCCGATTTATGAATTGAGACCAGAAAAGGGTAGGGGACGCTCCAGGGTCCTGCACAGAAACCTGCTCATGTCCTGTGACCACTTACCTTTTGAGACACAACCAGAAATGACCAAAGATGACAAAAGTCAGAAAAAAAGGAGACATCAGCCTGCATCACAGCCTCTAGATTCTGATGAAGACAGCGGGGATGAATATGACCTTCATCATGAGCCGCTACAGGTTCCCACATCTCCTACAGTACCTGAGGAGAGGAATGCTGAACCAGCGAGAGAGTGGGAACACAGGCCCCCACCAGTGAAACAGACAGTTGCGGTGCCAGTCCCTGATACGCTACCAGCACAGCCTCTTGTTGAAAAGCGGCTGGAGGAGACAACAACAGTTCAAGACCTGCCTGCTGAGGAGATGAACTTGCCTGCTGAAAATTTGCGTGATGATCGTCCACCAAGTGCCTTTCCTTCATTAACTGATGCTGCTGAACCAGCCCACCAGCtgccacaaagagagagacagcccCCAAGACGTATCACCTATGATCAGCTTGGTATCCCTTCCTGCTACAGTATCCAGCCACAGCCACAGTTGTTCCCTGTCTACTCTGCACCAGGACTGGTTCCATGGCTGCCATTACTACAGCAATGTTACTTTCAGCCACCTTACATGTATGGGCTTCAGCAAACATGAGGCTACAGAGTTGACATGTTTGACCATGGACTACTGACTGATTTCACAGACTGTCACAAGAGACAATTTGCAGACTATGCATTTAGATCATTAAAATTGATGGACTGTTGATCAATAGTATGAGAAAGGACTGTTTATGTTATACAGCTGGTCAACAGATATGGACTGTGAATAACTTGTTAGTTATATTTGAACTGTGACCCTTGACCTCTGCTCAAGTACTACCTTACAGAAGAGGATTTTCTAGGTCCAGTGCATACAGACTGTTGAAGAAGACAATGTTGGTAATGTTGGGACAACATTTATTTTGTCGGGGagagtgtgacaggttaaaggaaatactaatagcctgttatacattaaaaagtattagtaaattcatagtatgtgaggatcttaaaacatctaaggttaagaagatcatgcattcagtattagttgatagattgataacatttatataattctgttaaaatccatcaagcatacaaagggtacgaattgtgagaggaatgtgtaaacgttatgttgattactttatgttgtcgtggataaaagtgttaatctgtgatctactaaatgctcttaatctatgagcctgagatcgattgctctggtctccactcaagttcacggagaattcgcggtctttttctcattgcactaaacgttccatgagtaaacattccgtatcacgctctcgtgattctttctaccctttttcaggtacgttattgatgattaaaaagagtaatttaaatgtaataacttgctaacatgtcaagagtgtttaaggtttGTTTTAGTAACATATTGAGGAAGTTAGTTAAGTTTGCAGAGAGTAATATGAGCcgtgctcggttgcagctagcttcgcactgctaggtactgctacgtagctgccattttatgtcgattgtgaATGAACCTGTGCATTGTTAATAAGATATTTTGCGGTGATATTTGTGTAATggtttttcaaacactttattGCCTGTTGATAAATTGTGTTttggtttactgagttaaagctttgcttgacagttatattgaaaatagtatttgtttcagtgatgtacagtgtatactgttatgatttgaataagccttgtaccctacaaaactctatttcctgtagatctgttattctgtaaaatgtgttacttttgtaaaatgattgcactaaacgttccatgagtaaacattccgtatcacgctctcgtgattctttctaccctttttcaggggtgtaacagTAACACTTTACCTTTTCTGTAAATTTGGTACCCTCGCTTTGATAAAATTTATTTTAGAATATTTTAGAGAAGGTTCAACATTACACACAGCTTCACTATTTCCTTTCAAGTAAACATGAATTAAGGCACTATAATTTCCTCATTATAAAACACCAGCATCAAACACCATGATAAGGTTGTCACTCTTCATCAGTGAAGCATTTTTACAGACACCATCACACCAACCATGACCATATCATGTACTCTGCCTCATCATACACACTCTTTCCTCAGTTCACCTCGTCCAGGTTCCTACTACATCCAACAGCCTCTCTCCCGTGTGaaccttcaggtgcatcttctGCTGGTAAAAAATAAATGGATTCCCATCCACTGACCTCCAATATGTTGCCTCTGGTGTCATCCCCCGGGGCCTTGGCTGCACCCATCTGGGTCTGGGAATCCAAGATGGCCGCCCAGTCTCCTCTGTTAGCCTCCAGCCAACAATCTGCAGGAAGAGGTTAGAAAATAGACTTTAGAAACATGGCATACTTATGAACTTTTGCTTAGACTagctttaatttttttattttttattataataatttccccccttttctccccaattttcgtggtatacAATctctagtaattactatcttgtctcatcgctacaactcccgtacgggctcgggagagacgaaggtcgaaagccatgcgtcctccgaagcacaacccaaccaagccgcactgcttcttaacacagcgcgcctccaacccggaagccagccgcaccaatgtgtcggaggaaacacagtgcacctggcccccttggttagcgcgcactgcacccggcccgccacaggagtcgcaggagcgcgatgagacaaggatatccctaccggccaaaccctccctaacccggacgacgctaggccaattgtgcgtcgccccacggacctcccggtcgcggccggctgcgacagagcctgggcgcgaacccagagactctggtagcgcagctagcactgcgatgcagtgccctagaccactgcgccacccaggaggcccAGACTAGCTTTAAACCATCAGTCTAAAATGGCTAGCTGCTAGCTTTTCTCAAAGTGAAACCTGGCCAAATAAGCCACGATGCTGTGGACGGCCAGCTGAGCATATAATTATATCCGGTAACAAAATAACTAATTCAACCCATCAGAGACCTCAAGCGGTAGAGCCACCATCCATTCGCATTTGTTCAACAGGTCAATTTGGCCAACTGCTTGGTTCAATTTGTTACCCATGGTCTAAGCGGAGTAGTGGCGTCATACACTAAAGTGGTCTACTCCAGATGTTGGCATATGGTGGCTGTGAGTTCAAATCCAATTCAGGTCAAAATTATTTTTAAAGAGAAAACCCTCCACTGCTGGTCGTCAAGTGAAATAGTGCAAATGTGACGAATTAGCCGAAGATGCTTTAGGGTCATTCCACCTCAAgaagcacaagaaagaggattttgacacccaccatctcagattgttctgaaattgtttttgttgttcgaaatagataagattagcattcctgcaacattatttgcTTGAAATATAATTTCATCTCTGAGAATTGATTGCACCCAACTTGTCCATtctaatttataggattcatatattGTTCAATAAATATAGCATCTAACCtctgatttggaccaaactttttcAAAAAATAATTTAGACATGAGGAATCTAAAGAAATTGTCAAATGCCACCCATGAACCCTCCACACCAATTCTACCCCAGTGAATTTGGTGACCCCCCCCTCCTTTTAGATACATTGGGCTTTGAAGTTGTTAGGTTTATGTCCATtcctacatcctgatattactgtatgtaggttatatgtatttctcccttaccttgctcccccatctttagtccactcagcaCGTCAATGCTCTCTGGTTCATCTtctattgtctcctctttgaccagcagcagatcaggcttcccttcctccatgtctactgactgtaagagatacagagtgagaggatgttggatTAAGAAATTCGCTATGAGTACAATTCAAACGTTTTAGTTGATTTGATACTATGGAAACGTTCAATTTTATTATTTGACACTCATTCGTGGTTTGATCATTGAAAGACATGGGCTGTGTCCGAATAACCATATTTGCATCCTAAATAGTAAGCTGTTTGAGTTTATGAAAAAATAAAAGTTTAATAGTATGCGACGTTTTGAAAATCGAGTATACTTTAAATGCCTGGATGTAAtaacgctattgttattttactgctgctgtttaattatttgtacattttattttctacttaagaaaaataagtttaacttcttaaagcattgttgattaagggcttgtaagtaagcatttaactgtatttaaaaaaaatacaaaataattcacctttatttaaccaaataggccagttgagaacaagttctcatttacaacagcgacctggccaagataaagcaaagcagtgcgacaaaaacaataacacagagttacacatgggataaacaaacgtacagtcaataaataaaacaatagaaaaatctatgtacagtgtgtgcaaatgtagtaagattagggaggtaaggcaataaataggccatagaagggaaataattacaatttagcattaacactggagtgatagatgtgcagatgatgatgtgcaagtagggatactggggtgcaaaagagaaaaaaaagaacaatatggggatgaggttagttgggtgtgctatttacagatggggtgcgtacaggtacagtgatcggtaagctgttctgacagctgatgcttaaagttagagagggagaaaaaaactccagcttcagtgatttttgcaatttgttccagtcattggcagcaatagaactggaaggaaaggtggccaaagaagGTGTGGTCTTTGggaatgaccagtgaaatatacctgctggagcgagtgctatgggtgggtgttgctatggtgaccagtgagctgagataagacggggctttacctagcaaagacttatagatgacctggagccagtgggtttggcgacaaatgtagcgagggccagccaacgagagcatacaggtcgcagtggtgggtagtatatggggctttggtgacaaaacggatggacctgtgatagactacatccaatttgctgagtagagtgttggaggctattttgtaaatgacatcgacgaagtcaaggatcggtaggatagtcagttttacgagagtatgtttggcagcatgagtgaaggaggctttgttgtgaaataggaagccgattctagatttaacttcttatggctgggggcagtattgagtagcttggatgaataaggtgcccagagtaaactgcctgctactcaggcc
This genomic interval from Salvelinus alpinus chromosome 6, SLU_Salpinus.1, whole genome shotgun sequence contains the following:
- the LOC139577691 gene encoding uncharacterized protein, with product MAGSRTTPYHPMGNGQVERMNRTLLQMLKTLTETQKSNWKESLNKLVYAYNCTRCEVTGYSPFYLLFGRSPRLPVDMLFGLCTEAGSSNHRDYVENWKRGMEEAYAIANENAQKAAERSKKYYDTKVRSSVLQPGERVLIKNLTPRGGPGKLRNYWEDTIHTVVRQMGSDLPIYELRPEKGRGRSRVLHRNLLMSCDHLPFETQPEMTKDDKSQKKRRHQPASQPLDSDEDSGDEYDLHHEPLQVPTSPTVPEERNAEPAREWEHRPPPVKQTVAVPVPDTLPAQPLVEKRLEETTTVQDLPAEEMNLPAENLRDDRPPSAFPSLTDAAEPAHQLPQRERQPPRRITYDQLGIPSCYSIQPQPQLFPVYSAPGLVPWLPLLQQCYFQPPYMYGLQQT